A section of the Myxocyprinus asiaticus isolate MX2 ecotype Aquarium Trade chromosome 22, UBuf_Myxa_2, whole genome shotgun sequence genome encodes:
- the LOC127412815 gene encoding glutamine amidotransferase-like class 1 domain-containing protein 3, mitochondrial, which yields MAKCVAVILSGCGVYDGTEVHEASAIMVHLSRAGAKVSMFAPDTEMMHVVNHCEGKPGTEKRNVMQESARIARGDIIDLAKLDVSAFDALIIPGGFGVAKNLSDWATKGKEYSVKPQVEKVIKCFHQAGKPMGMCCISPVLAAKAVPGCELTVGHDCECEMWPYAQVAKSIVELGCKHLNKNVGEVHVDKKNKLVTTSAFMCNAPIHEIFDGLGVMVKEVLKLA from the exons ATGGCAAAGTGTGTGGCAGTGATCCTCTCTGGGTGTGGCGTGTATGATGGAACAGAAGTCCATGAGGCATCTGCTATAATGGTACACCTGAGTCGAGCAGGTGCCAAG GTTTCAATGTTTGCACCTGACACTGAGATGATGCACGTGGTGAACCACTGTGAAGGTAAACCTGGGACAGAAAAGAGGAATGTGATGCAGGAGAGTGCCCGCATCGCCCGAGGTGACATCATTGACCTGGCCAAGCTAGATGTCTCTGCTTTTGATGCGCTCATCATTCCAG GTGGGTTTGGCGTGGCTAAAAACCTGAGCGATTGGGCCACCAAAGGCAAGGAGTATTCAGTCAAACCCCAGGTGGAGAAGGTCATCAAATGTTTCCATCAGGCAGGGAAGCCCATGGGCATGTGCTGTATCTCCCCCGTTCTCGCCGCTAAAGCTGTTCCAGGATGTGAGCTTACTGTGGGCCACGACTGCGAGTGCGAGAT GTGGCCGTATGCTCAGGTTGCAAAATCCATTGTAGAACTGGGCTGCAAGCACTTGAACAAGAATGTTGGCGAGGTGCATGTTGATAAGAAGAACAAACTGGTGACTACCAGCGCATTCATGTGCAACGCTCCCATCCATGAGATCTTTGATGGTCTGGGTGTCATGGTCAAAGAAGTTCTAAAACTAGCCTAA